One genomic segment of Paenibacillus xylanexedens includes these proteins:
- a CDS encoding winged helix-turn-helix transcriptional regulator: protein MQKQTDQVKIKLPGRRLPLRVKPALSDSTPLVDNCPVTRRVILISPMPGQVHELVKALTDSCFDVLVFHRWEPDLHERLVFDLLIYDLSVAGTIDAFAGISSRLNREAEHTTPCLYLVGEKMIGSASGPMLQEELLVWPARPQEALYRVQRMIGNSPALPNRGFLPEEGHRIGFKDLWLDRERMSVQRDNNRIHLTKTEYDLLLKLIDAKGAVISREEMLSDIWETDFTGGSNVVDVHIKSLRKKLGDNASSPQYIVTVRGVGYRLAD, encoded by the coding sequence ATGCAGAAACAAACGGATCAAGTAAAAATAAAACTGCCTGGCCGCCGTTTACCCCTAAGAGTTAAACCAGCCTTGTCTGACTCAACACCCCTTGTGGACAATTGTCCTGTTACACGGCGTGTTATTCTGATCAGCCCGATGCCGGGGCAGGTTCATGAACTGGTAAAGGCCTTAACGGATAGCTGCTTTGATGTACTGGTCTTCCATCGCTGGGAACCGGATCTGCATGAGCGTCTTGTCTTTGATCTGTTGATCTATGATCTGTCTGTGGCCGGAACTATCGATGCATTTGCCGGCATTAGCAGCCGATTGAATCGTGAGGCTGAGCATACAACCCCTTGTCTGTATCTGGTCGGTGAGAAGATGATTGGCAGTGCAAGTGGACCGATGCTTCAGGAGGAGTTGCTGGTGTGGCCTGCACGCCCGCAGGAAGCACTTTACCGAGTGCAGCGCATGATTGGCAACAGCCCTGCTCTGCCCAACCGTGGTTTTTTGCCTGAGGAAGGGCACCGTATCGGATTTAAAGATCTGTGGCTCGACCGTGAACGGATGAGTGTACAGCGCGATAATAACCGGATTCATCTAACCAAGACCGAATATGATCTGTTACTCAAGCTGATTGATGCCAAAGGTGCAGTCATTTCCCGTGAGGAAATGCTCAGCGATATCTGGGAGACGGACTTTACAGGTGGAAGTAATGTGGTCGATGTTCATATCAAAAGCTTGCGCAAAAAATTGGGCGATAATGCGTCTTCGCCGCAATATATTGTAACAGTAAGAGGAGTGGGCTACCGCCTGGCGGATTAG
- a CDS encoding GerAB/ArcD/ProY family transporter, whose protein sequence is MNQSVTSRQIVLLVLLLSITGTLIQPHAQAIFYAEQHAYLSYVPVIFVMIISMWMVSRIQRRFPNQDLFEALADRFPFMGRLAGVMYILFFFFIFARDIRLIGDYVSITLLETTPISIVVLSLMIMAVFIVRGGLGSLIGMSELYVTLFLLNSIIVPFMLIQQLNMDNLMPYFHVDTAGVGKGSWYIFSFYGEMIALPFVVKGSDFRFKPVLWGIIISGLVMMLIMVETITSIGVPIASRLVYPSYELARQLQISDFLDRFDLALAAATLPTMITKIAFDLYFVCWGLKRMIPKVSGKVMTGPVALLGFVCAFWFFRNAIQLYRFTREWTWIAIVFEVMFPIVLFLFLRPRKKDKKESTQQRSGDQSKKEKPEPEQKSADLEKDGEKRRKDSHGGELQPS, encoded by the coding sequence ATGAATCAAAGTGTGACTTCTCGACAGATTGTACTACTCGTGCTGCTACTCAGTATTACGGGCACGTTGATTCAACCCCATGCACAGGCCATTTTTTATGCGGAACAGCACGCTTATCTCTCGTATGTGCCAGTTATTTTCGTGATGATTATATCCATGTGGATGGTAAGTCGGATTCAGCGGAGATTTCCGAATCAGGATCTGTTTGAGGCCCTTGCTGACCGGTTCCCCTTTATGGGAAGGCTCGCAGGCGTGATGTACATTTTGTTTTTTTTCTTCATATTCGCAAGAGATATCCGATTAATTGGTGACTATGTAAGTATAACCTTGCTAGAGACAACGCCGATATCCATTGTGGTATTGTCACTCATGATTATGGCGGTATTTATCGTCAGAGGCGGGCTTGGTTCGTTGATCGGAATGTCAGAACTATATGTTACCCTGTTCCTGTTGAACTCTATCATTGTGCCTTTCATGCTTATTCAGCAGTTGAATATGGATAATCTGATGCCCTATTTTCATGTCGATACGGCAGGTGTAGGCAAAGGGAGTTGGTACATATTTTCTTTTTATGGGGAGATGATCGCCTTACCTTTTGTCGTTAAGGGCAGTGATTTTCGCTTCAAGCCTGTGTTATGGGGCATCATTATCTCGGGATTGGTGATGATGCTGATTATGGTGGAAACCATCACGTCGATTGGTGTGCCCATTGCCTCCAGACTAGTATACCCTTCGTATGAACTCGCAAGGCAGTTGCAAATTAGTGATTTTCTGGACCGGTTTGACCTGGCGCTTGCAGCGGCAACCTTGCCTACCATGATTACCAAAATTGCATTTGATCTGTACTTTGTCTGTTGGGGACTGAAGCGAATGATTCCGAAAGTTTCGGGAAAGGTCATGACAGGTCCGGTTGCATTGTTAGGCTTTGTTTGTGCATTCTGGTTTTTCAGAAACGCCATTCAGCTTTATCGATTTACCCGGGAATGGACATGGATCGCCATTGTATTTGAAGTGATGTTCCCTATTGTGCTGTTTCTTTTCCTTCGTCCTCGCAAAAAGGATAAAAAAGAATCTACCCAACAGAGATCGGGAGACCAGTCAAAGAAAGAGAAACCTGAGCCGGAACAAAAATCGGCTGATTTGGAGAAGGACGGAGAGAAAAGACGGAAAGATTCTCATGGCGGAGAACTCCAGCCTTCCTGA
- a CDS encoding spore germination protein encodes MADKTSGKDKSRQPERAPEEKKHIPLGLPSPPFIRQPISTIHETQIKAVKEIFSDCSDVVFRNVMITPEVKGLLVYIEGIVNSADIQEHMLRPIIRGLVQQRTDEPDVPLDDTTVELTQVKRVKTWAAATEGVLASSALLVVDGRDEAWMFNVKGGVRRGVEEPQTESVIRGPREGFTETLRVNTALLRFKLKTPSLKMVSMTLGTETKTDIVLTYMEDIADPKLIRDVKKRLEKIKIDGILESGYIEELIEDHPYSPFPQMHYSERPDTVAGNLLEGRFAIMVDGTPFALIAPVTMWQMLQASEDYYERFFISNLVRWIRFLFVAIALFLPALYISITTFHQDMLPTTLILSIAGAREAIPFPALVEALIMELSFEALREAGVRLPKTVGQAVSILGALVIGQAAVQAGIVSAPMVIIVSMTGIASFTIPRFNFAITVRLLRFPIMLLAGMLGLYGIVIGLVLISVHLTQMTSFGVPYLSGLSPYSKTDTKDILIRVPWWKMIHRPSTVQDNQKRMNDKINGSPEAEEGW; translated from the coding sequence ATGGCGGACAAAACATCTGGGAAAGACAAGTCCCGACAACCCGAACGAGCTCCAGAAGAAAAAAAACATATCCCTCTGGGATTGCCGTCCCCACCTTTTATTCGGCAACCCATCAGCACAATACATGAAACTCAGATTAAAGCAGTGAAAGAGATCTTCTCCGATTGTTCTGATGTGGTTTTCCGCAACGTCATGATTACGCCGGAAGTCAAAGGACTTCTGGTTTATATTGAAGGCATTGTTAACTCGGCTGATATCCAGGAGCATATGCTGCGTCCGATTATTCGAGGTCTGGTGCAGCAGCGCACAGATGAACCTGATGTTCCACTGGATGATACAACCGTTGAGCTGACGCAGGTGAAGCGGGTTAAAACCTGGGCTGCTGCGACAGAAGGGGTACTGGCATCTTCCGCACTTCTGGTGGTCGATGGAAGAGATGAAGCTTGGATGTTCAACGTTAAAGGCGGCGTCAGACGTGGGGTGGAGGAGCCACAAACGGAGTCTGTGATTCGGGGACCACGGGAAGGATTCACCGAAACACTCCGTGTCAATACAGCTTTATTGCGATTCAAGCTCAAAACCCCCTCTCTCAAGATGGTGAGTATGACCCTCGGCACAGAAACCAAGACAGATATCGTTCTGACTTATATGGAGGATATTGCTGATCCGAAGTTGATCCGGGATGTGAAGAAACGCCTGGAAAAAATCAAAATCGATGGCATTCTGGAGTCAGGTTATATCGAGGAACTGATTGAAGACCACCCGTATTCTCCATTCCCGCAGATGCACTATTCCGAGCGTCCGGATACGGTGGCGGGCAATCTGCTGGAAGGGCGGTTTGCCATTATGGTAGACGGTACTCCCTTTGCGCTGATTGCTCCAGTCACGATGTGGCAGATGCTGCAGGCCAGTGAGGACTACTATGAACGATTCTTCATCAGTAATCTGGTGCGCTGGATTCGCTTTTTATTCGTAGCCATTGCTCTATTTCTACCAGCGCTATACATCTCGATAACGACATTTCATCAGGATATGTTACCTACCACGCTGATTCTGAGTATTGCCGGTGCACGGGAAGCGATCCCTTTTCCGGCTTTGGTGGAAGCCCTCATCATGGAGTTATCGTTCGAAGCCCTCCGTGAAGCGGGGGTCAGGTTACCGAAAACGGTAGGTCAGGCAGTTAGTATTCTCGGTGCGCTCGTGATCGGGCAGGCCGCAGTTCAGGCAGGGATTGTGTCCGCACCAATGGTTATTATCGTATCCATGACAGGTATAGCTTCCTTTACAATTCCGCGTTTTAACTTTGCGATCACCGTACGCCTATTGCGATTTCCGATCATGTTACTGGCGGGCATGCTCGGACTATACGGGATTGTAATCGGTTTGGTCCTGATTTCGGTGCATCTGACACAGATGACTTCGTTCGGGGTGCCTTACCTCTCCGGTCTTAGCCCGTACAGTAAAACAGATACCAAAGATATTCTCATTCGTGTGCCGTGGTGGAAAATGATCCATCGTCCTTCTACGGTTCAGGATAACCAGAAACGGATGAATGACAAGATCAATGGTTCGCCTGAAGCTGAGGAAGGATGGTGA
- a CDS encoding DoxX family protein, with product MNNKSVEIGLFFSRIMIGLIFVLHGWSKFEGGISGTVGFFESIGIPGFLASVVAIIELVGGAAMILGLGTRVFAALFAIVMVGVLFTAKVGEPFLSGTELDYLLLAGSLTLLFTGSRLLAVDYLFSRQGNARQNVSA from the coding sequence ATGAATAATAAAAGTGTAGAGATTGGATTATTTTTCTCAAGGATTATGATTGGTTTGATCTTTGTATTGCACGGCTGGAGTAAATTCGAAGGTGGAATCAGCGGTACGGTAGGTTTTTTCGAAAGCATTGGTATTCCCGGATTTCTTGCATCCGTTGTAGCCATCATTGAGTTGGTAGGTGGTGCAGCGATGATTCTGGGTCTGGGAACACGTGTGTTTGCTGCCCTGTTTGCCATCGTGATGGTTGGCGTTCTGTTTACAGCCAAAGTGGGTGAGCCGTTCCTGAGTGGTACCGAGTTAGATTACCTGCTACTTGCGGGTTCCCTGACACTGCTCTTCACAGGAAGCCGCCTCCTGGCCGTGGATTATCTGTTCTCCAGACAGGGGAACGCTCGCCAGAATGTGAGTGCTTGA
- a CDS encoding BlaI/MecI/CopY family transcriptional regulator — protein sequence MRIHNFKVGERGLNRFFGPLEAKIMDILWAHPGSSIREVQTALEQDKDVNFNTVMTVMNRLVDKGLLGKSQKGRTSLYQPVQSKEEFMNDQSKELSHELVDEFGALALNHMLDALDEADAGLIERLEQKIKQWKKDSD from the coding sequence ATGAGAATACACAATTTCAAAGTGGGTGAGCGTGGGCTCAACCGATTTTTCGGTCCGCTGGAAGCCAAGATTATGGACATTTTATGGGCTCATCCTGGCAGTAGCATCCGTGAAGTGCAGACCGCACTTGAACAAGACAAAGACGTCAATTTTAATACAGTCATGACCGTGATGAACCGGCTCGTAGACAAGGGACTTCTCGGAAAGTCACAAAAGGGCAGAACATCTTTGTACCAACCGGTACAGAGCAAGGAGGAGTTTATGAACGACCAATCCAAGGAACTGTCACATGAGTTGGTGGATGAATTCGGAGCTTTGGCATTGAATCATATGCTGGATGCGCTGGACGAAGCAGATGCGGGTCTGATTGAACGCTTGGAACAGAAGATCAAACAATGGAAAAAGGATAGCGATTAA
- a CDS encoding catalase: MTERMTTNQGAPVGDNQNSRTAGRRGPTLLEDYHLIEKIAHFDRERIPERVVHARGAGAHGVFTLEQSMKEYTTADFLQDPGTETDVLVRFSTVIHGTGSPETARDPRGFSVKFYTREGNYDIVGNHLPVFFIRDALKFPDMVHSLKPAPDTNIQEPARYWDFMTLSPESTHMMTWLFSDLGTPASYREMDGFSVHAFKWINAQGQVHYVKYKWESAQGVRGFSRQEAAEVQGQDFNHATRDLHEHIKNGQYPQWKLQVQLLKPEQMDDFAFDPLDPTKTWPEDVLPFHTVGTMTLNRNPQNFFAEVEQAAFSPSALVPGIEPSEDKLLQGRLFSYPDTQRHRLGPNYLQIPVNCPYAPVRNHQRDGLMNVNQDPSPVNYEPNSSGNSPQEDPAYRDSQVPLQGHVTREKIEKTDDYTQSGELFRSFTPVEQQHLLDNLINDLKGVSVDIQMRALCHFFRADGQLGGRLAHGLGVDISAHMPSQDGK, encoded by the coding sequence ATGACAGAACGTATGACAACCAATCAGGGAGCACCTGTAGGTGACAACCAGAATTCCCGCACAGCAGGCAGAAGAGGGCCGACACTGCTCGAAGACTACCATCTCATTGAGAAAATAGCCCACTTTGACCGTGAACGTATTCCAGAACGGGTGGTTCATGCAAGAGGAGCAGGTGCACATGGCGTATTCACGCTAGAGCAGAGTATGAAGGAGTATACAACAGCCGACTTCCTGCAAGATCCGGGGACGGAGACGGATGTGCTGGTTCGTTTTTCAACCGTTATTCATGGTACGGGATCACCAGAGACTGCAAGAGATCCACGTGGATTTTCCGTCAAATTTTACACACGGGAAGGCAACTATGATATTGTCGGTAATCATCTGCCCGTTTTCTTCATTCGTGATGCGTTGAAGTTCCCTGATATGGTGCATTCCTTGAAGCCGGCTCCGGATACAAATATTCAGGAACCTGCCCGATATTGGGACTTTATGACCCTCTCACCGGAATCAACACATATGATGACCTGGTTGTTCTCTGATCTGGGCACACCAGCAAGTTATCGGGAGATGGATGGTTTCAGCGTACATGCTTTCAAATGGATTAATGCACAGGGACAGGTCCACTATGTGAAATACAAATGGGAGTCTGCACAAGGCGTGCGAGGCTTCTCTCGTCAGGAAGCTGCTGAGGTACAAGGACAGGACTTTAATCATGCTACCCGGGACCTGCATGAACATATCAAGAACGGGCAATACCCGCAGTGGAAGTTACAGGTACAGCTCTTGAAGCCGGAGCAAATGGATGATTTTGCTTTTGATCCTCTCGATCCAACCAAAACATGGCCTGAAGATGTATTGCCGTTCCATACGGTGGGCACCATGACCCTGAATCGGAATCCGCAAAACTTCTTTGCTGAAGTGGAGCAGGCGGCCTTTTCTCCTAGTGCGCTTGTACCCGGAATTGAGCCTTCCGAAGACAAATTGTTGCAAGGACGCCTATTCTCCTATCCAGATACACAGCGTCACCGGCTTGGACCGAACTATTTGCAAATTCCGGTGAATTGCCCGTACGCACCCGTTCGTAATCATCAGCGTGATGGACTCATGAATGTGAATCAGGACCCATCTCCGGTGAACTATGAACCCAACAGTTCCGGAAACAGCCCGCAAGAAGATCCGGCATACCGGGACAGTCAGGTTCCGTTGCAAGGGCATGTTACACGCGAGAAAATCGAGAAGACGGATGATTATACGCAGTCAGGGGAGCTGTTCCGTTCATTTACTCCTGTAGAGCAGCAGCACTTGCTTGATAATCTGATCAATGACCTTAAGGGCGTATCTGTTGATATTCAAATGCGCGCCCTGTGCCACTTCTTCCGAGCGGATGGACAGCTTGGCGGACGTTTGGCTCATGGACTCGGCGTGGATATTTCTGCACATATGCCGTCACAGGATGGAAAATAA
- a CDS encoding pirin family protein has translation MINVIPSDARSSFDRGWLRGSHSFSFGEYQDPENTAFGPMRVANDDVIAPGRGFGAHPHSDMEIVSIVLNGKLRHEDNLGNVAVTGFGGIQRMSAGSGMIHTEHNASDTEEVRLLQLWFMPQTRGLEPSYETTSFDPAALAGALVPIVSPDGGPRVATIHQDMTIYLGRLAKDETLTFNQDAGRRMYIFSIEGKLGLDGEYLLNEGDTARVEQRDSIELQGNEDTFYMIIDLP, from the coding sequence ATGATTAACGTCATTCCATCCGATGCCCGCTCCAGCTTCGATCGAGGCTGGCTCCGTGGTAGTCACAGCTTTTCTTTCGGAGAATACCAAGACCCGGAGAATACGGCGTTTGGACCGATGCGGGTAGCGAACGACGATGTGATTGCGCCTGGTCGCGGTTTTGGAGCTCACCCGCATAGTGATATGGAGATTGTATCGATCGTACTGAACGGCAAGTTGCGACATGAAGATAATCTGGGCAATGTAGCCGTTACAGGCTTTGGTGGTATCCAGCGGATGTCAGCAGGCAGTGGCATGATTCATACCGAACATAATGCATCCGATACCGAAGAAGTACGTTTGCTTCAGCTCTGGTTCATGCCACAGACAAGAGGGTTGGAGCCCTCCTATGAGACGACATCATTTGATCCAGCGGCATTGGCAGGAGCACTCGTGCCGATTGTATCCCCAGATGGGGGACCAAGAGTTGCGACCATTCATCAGGATATGACGATCTACCTTGGCCGATTAGCCAAAGACGAAACGTTAACCTTTAATCAGGATGCAGGCCGCCGAATGTACATTTTCTCCATCGAAGGCAAGCTGGGATTGGATGGAGAGTACCTGTTGAACGAAGGCGACACGGCTCGTGTGGAACAGCGGGATTCAATCGAACTGCAAGGAAACGAAGATACGTTCTATATGATTATTGATTTGCCGTAG
- a CDS encoding GGDEF domain-containing protein translates to MFSTFFINICVMITFMYVSGIIAKFYSIRLPFPSLRVQLIGGLLFGIYGTVLMNYSFPLNETTIVDLRHLAIVTAAVYMGGLASVVTGLLISVLRILMFGISSSAIDAGFVMTLIGLSGVYFAYAPWSRLTKIITMNLLGMTLIFIILMLNTDSMNSLMKIYPLQMAISFAGGLFIYFIAEFINKSNEMLFLLEKRASTDHLTNLSNRRQFEKSLQLELQRARDYQQKLSLLAIDIDRFKKVNDTYGHSAGDAVLKQLGQLLVEHARSADIVSRNGGEEFAILLLDCGHRQAVATAESIRQAVEKYHFALPDGHTTRLTISIGVAVYPDHCDDHDDDDFFEQADRALYEAKNTGRNRVCALTFRSLPLTL, encoded by the coding sequence TTGTTTAGCACTTTTTTCATTAATATCTGTGTCATGATTACGTTTATGTATGTGTCCGGGATCATCGCAAAGTTCTATAGTATCCGATTGCCTTTTCCCTCGTTACGTGTTCAGTTGATCGGCGGCTTATTGTTCGGTATATATGGCACAGTACTCATGAACTATTCATTCCCTCTGAACGAAACTACGATTGTAGATCTACGGCATCTGGCCATCGTTACCGCAGCGGTATATATGGGAGGATTGGCTTCGGTCGTTACGGGACTCTTGATCTCGGTCCTTCGTATTTTGATGTTCGGCATATCATCCTCTGCCATAGATGCAGGATTTGTCATGACTCTGATCGGACTGTCCGGTGTATACTTCGCCTATGCTCCCTGGTCCAGACTGACCAAAATAATTACAATGAATCTGCTTGGCATGACATTAATCTTTATCATCCTTATGTTGAATACGGACAGCATGAATTCATTAATGAAGATATATCCGTTACAAATGGCCATTTCCTTTGCCGGTGGATTATTTATCTATTTCATCGCAGAATTCATTAATAAATCCAATGAAATGTTATTTCTATTGGAAAAAAGAGCATCTACCGATCATCTTACCAACCTGAGCAATCGACGACAGTTCGAAAAATCACTTCAACTGGAACTCCAGCGTGCGCGGGATTACCAACAGAAGCTTTCCTTGCTTGCCATTGATATTGACCGATTCAAAAAGGTAAACGACACCTATGGTCATTCCGCTGGCGATGCGGTCCTGAAGCAACTTGGACAACTGCTCGTTGAGCATGCACGTTCTGCTGATATCGTGTCACGAAACGGTGGGGAAGAATTCGCCATTCTCTTGCTCGACTGTGGACACCGTCAGGCCGTAGCTACCGCCGAATCTATACGGCAGGCTGTAGAGAAATACCATTTTGCTCTGCCCGACGGGCACACGACACGTCTAACCATCTCCATTGGTGTAGCCGTATATCCCGATCATTGTGATGATCATGACGATGATGATTTCTTCGAACAGGCCGACCGTGCTTTATATGAAGCCAAGAATACAGGGCGTAATCGTGTGTGCGCCTTAACTTTTCGTTCCTTGCCTCTTACACTTTAA
- a CDS encoding M56 family metallopeptidase: protein MWKTRSKLLFTVGFGIPLLVFMQMFMYAMYKIFGWDIPFNLLWLCNHWMSRLGWLSVGHFLLALVLLTFAGTGWLLTVRMMKTRAAVRKLRSMEVRALSRELESKYHHLGQPGFIVVDKHSPVAFTIGLWRPCIVLSTGLLTMLDAEEETAVVYHEVHHLWHRDPLKTTLLSVFAIMMPYIPVLKHTSKHYNIVREILADNEAIERTGNVAGIGSALLKLLRACPEPWGAKELTVQSSFADTSVNVRISRLLDPEQDVTLRLPRYAVLMSATVFLLLSILFVWSIG from the coding sequence ATGTGGAAGACCCGCTCGAAACTTTTGTTTACCGTCGGGTTTGGCATTCCGTTACTCGTGTTCATGCAGATGTTCATGTACGCGATGTACAAAATTTTTGGCTGGGATATCCCGTTTAACCTGCTCTGGCTCTGCAATCATTGGATGAGTCGACTGGGTTGGTTATCCGTTGGACATTTCCTGCTGGCACTGGTATTGCTGACCTTTGCAGGAACAGGCTGGTTGCTAACGGTTCGTATGATGAAAACCAGAGCAGCCGTACGTAAGCTTCGCTCCATGGAAGTGCGTGCATTGTCTCGCGAACTGGAATCCAAGTATCACCATCTCGGACAGCCGGGATTCATTGTGGTGGACAAGCATTCTCCGGTTGCATTTACAATTGGTTTATGGAGGCCTTGTATCGTACTCTCCACGGGGCTTCTGACGATGCTGGATGCAGAAGAGGAGACTGCAGTTGTGTATCACGAAGTCCATCATCTGTGGCACCGTGACCCACTGAAGACGACACTGTTATCGGTATTTGCAATCATGATGCCGTATATTCCCGTATTGAAGCATACTTCGAAACATTACAATATCGTTAGAGAAATTTTGGCAGACAATGAGGCCATTGAGCGTACAGGTAATGTGGCAGGCATTGGCAGTGCTTTGCTCAAGCTGCTCCGTGCTTGTCCTGAACCTTGGGGGGCCAAAGAACTGACCGTTCAATCCTCATTTGCGGATACGTCGGTGAATGTCCGAATTTCACGTCTGCTGGACCCGGAACAGGACGTGACACTGAGGTTGCCACGTTATGCTGTTCTGATGTCGGCTACTGTTTTCCTGTTGCTGTCTATCTTGTTTGTTTGGTCCATCGGATAG
- a CDS encoding Fur family transcriptional regulator — protein MRTLNLTIQRQAVYDVVRHSEDHPTAADVMNRLVEQGYNLAYGTVYNSLRYLTDKELIRELKLGETASRYDARMDDHQHIMCEVCGKVDEVMTEVPPQWMKQVAEETGYAIDHAHVVFGGVCGECRNKRIK, from the coding sequence GTGAGAACTTTAAATCTGACGATACAACGGCAAGCGGTCTATGATGTGGTGCGCCATTCAGAGGATCACCCGACAGCTGCTGATGTTATGAATCGACTCGTGGAACAAGGATATAATCTTGCTTATGGTACGGTGTATAATTCTCTTCGTTATCTGACGGACAAAGAATTGATACGGGAACTTAAACTCGGAGAGACAGCAAGCCGGTACGATGCCCGTATGGATGATCATCAGCACATTATGTGTGAAGTGTGTGGCAAAGTGGACGAGGTGATGACAGAGGTTCCTCCACAATGGATGAAACAGGTAGCTGAAGAAACCGGATATGCAATTGATCATGCTCATGTGGTCTTTGGAGGTGTCTGCGGGGAATGCAGAAACAAACGGATCAAGTAA
- a CDS encoding Ger(x)C family spore germination protein, giving the protein MFLIRKFRAVLMLLLCTLFIAGCWDRKEINDIAFVIGIAIDKEGENYRSSLQIALPGQSGSSGSTGGGGGTSGDKSWFMLSNTAKTLRGTTLEGQKALSRKIYYAHRRTMLIGEDLARDGVASMLDLFTRYPLNRFSALPVVTKGEAYAVMDTDAPIEKFPSEMVRELCFLNMRNPRSLKTFIDAILSDGVDPFLPVASKVENVPKDWKDAKTNIKLDGLAVFKKDKLVGMIDKAPADALILAMGEANAPEVMVKAPRGEGDIFIKLNENNSSLHPSVKNDKVTVTVQLYAKGVVVDNESNYGDLREKEILKLNDAIHKKIKEDIVEGVRLIQRKYHADILGIGRSIHQHLPKEWDKMKDRWDDIYPDVEVNVIPHVIIENVGVVNKPIGVVEEDIVHD; this is encoded by the coding sequence ATGTTTCTTATTCGTAAATTCCGCGCTGTGTTGATGTTACTGCTGTGTACCCTTTTCATAGCAGGATGCTGGGATCGTAAGGAGATTAATGATATTGCCTTTGTAATTGGAATTGCCATTGATAAGGAAGGGGAGAACTACAGATCCAGTCTGCAGATTGCGCTTCCCGGTCAATCCGGTTCTTCTGGCAGTACGGGAGGCGGCGGAGGTACAAGCGGGGACAAATCATGGTTCATGTTGTCCAACACGGCGAAGACGCTACGGGGGACTACACTTGAGGGCCAAAAAGCGCTATCTCGCAAGATTTATTATGCGCACCGCCGTACCATGCTCATTGGGGAAGATCTTGCCCGGGACGGCGTTGCCTCCATGCTCGATTTGTTTACACGTTACCCGCTTAACCGATTCTCAGCATTGCCAGTCGTCACAAAAGGTGAGGCATACGCCGTGATGGATACGGATGCACCTATAGAAAAATTCCCATCCGAGATGGTGAGAGAGCTGTGCTTTCTAAATATGCGTAATCCACGTTCACTCAAAACGTTTATAGATGCCATTCTTAGTGATGGTGTAGATCCGTTCCTGCCGGTTGCTTCGAAAGTGGAAAATGTCCCAAAAGATTGGAAGGATGCCAAAACAAATATCAAGCTGGATGGATTGGCTGTGTTCAAGAAAGACAAGCTGGTTGGCATGATTGACAAGGCTCCCGCCGATGCCCTGATCCTCGCTATGGGGGAAGCCAATGCGCCGGAAGTTATGGTCAAGGCTCCGCGAGGAGAAGGAGATATATTCATCAAGCTGAATGAGAACAATTCTTCGTTGCACCCCAGTGTCAAGAATGACAAGGTTACTGTGACCGTTCAATTGTACGCCAAAGGCGTGGTTGTAGATAACGAATCAAATTACGGTGATTTGCGTGAAAAAGAGATTTTAAAATTAAATGACGCGATCCACAAAAAAATAAAAGAGGATATCGTTGAAGGGGTTCGATTAATACAGCGAAAATATCATGCAGATATTCTCGGGATTGGTCGGTCGATCCATCAACACTTGCCTAAAGAGTGGGACAAAATGAAGGATCGATGGGATGACATCTATCCTGATGTTGAGGTGAACGTTATCCCCCACGTCATTATTGAAAATGTAGGGGTAGTCAATAAACCGATCGGTGTCGTTGAGGAGGATATCGTACATGATTAA